A region of Stigmatopora nigra isolate UIUO_SnigA chromosome 6, RoL_Snig_1.1, whole genome shotgun sequence DNA encodes the following proteins:
- the man2b1 gene encoding lysosomal alpha-mannosidase, whose product MASGGWWLLPLVFLLFSETSVCAPVDRQEKQYEDKCGYQSCHTTKASMLNVHLVPHTHDDVGWLKTVDQYYYGDRNDIQHAGVQYILDSVVDQLLKNPDRRFIYVEMAFFYRWWKRQTSDMQESVKLLVNQGRLEFINGGWCMSDEATTHYSAVIDQMTLGLRFLNETFGACGRPRVAWHIDPFGHAREHASIFAQMGYDGFFLGRVDYQDRSRRMMAKEQELLWRASDSLPPPVADLFTGILPNGYNPPMDFCWDQSCDDPPIKDDPELEDYNVHSLVQRFLNIANSQAQVYKSNHIIMTMGSDFQYENANLWYKNLDKLIHYVNARQSNGSRVNVLYSTPSCYLQELNRANLSWALKTDDFFPYADDAHNFWTGYFSSRPALKRYERLSNSNLQTCTQLEVLGGQKSTMGPFGKGDSLTFKKAMAVAQHHDAVSGTEKQHVANDYARRLAEGWEHCKVVVSNSLASLTGSTYKRVYCDNLNISVCPITESSKKFSVNIFNPLARPISWPIRLPVNGSKYAISDADGKSVSCEVVPVSPSTRDVRSNRGFAINELLFHARAPPLGFTTYSVSLLQEGTPVASTQNGAPKSIGNKYLRVMFDPETGLLSGLDNLETKQSISLTQNFYWYNASDGNNLKSNQPSGAYIFRPNSSTPFVISKIAKTETIQTSTMQEVRQWFAPWASQVVRLHTDSRVLELEWTVGPIPIDDDLGKEVITRLDTDIKSAGIFYTDSNGREVLQRKKDFRPTWHLKQSEPIAGNYYPINSRAFIKDDKNQLTVVTDRSVGGGSIHNGSLEIMLHRRLLYDDVRGVGEPLNESTEIFPDGLVVRGRLLLTLESPFSAADTHRLLAEQEVLQPLLTFTESDQHPNTILEFSGLQSTLPTAVHLLTLSQWDDELVLLRLEHQFQNGESKTNSEPVTVNLQKLFSTLDVVGISELNLSANQWKQEMERFKWMLQKGEKVPVKTFKDPSTWEISLHPMEIRTFLLRVKHR is encoded by the exons ATGGCGTCGGGCGGCTGGTGGCTGCTTCCCCTCGTATTCCTCCTCTTTAGTGAAACTTCAGTGTGCGCACCAGTCGATCGGCAAGAAAAACAATATGAAGATAAGTGCGGCTATCAG tcatGTCACACAACCAAGGCATCTATGCTGAACGTCCACCTGGTTCCCCACACGCATGACGACGTTGGCTGGCTCAAGACTGTGGACCAGTATTACTATGGAG ACCGTAACGACATCCAGCATGCCGGCGTGCAGTACATCCTGGACTCTGTCGTGGATCAGCTTCTTAAAAATCCTGACCGGAGGTTCATCTACGTGGAAATGGCCTTCTTTTATCGATGGTGGAAGCGCCAGACCTCTGACATGCAGGAGTCGGTCAAGCTGCTCGTCAACCAAG GCCGGCTGGAATTCATCAATGGCGGCTGGTGCATGAGCGACGAAGCCACAACCCACTACAGTGCTGTTATCGACCAGATGACCTTGGGCCTCAGGTTCCTTAACGAGACATTTGGGGCTTGTGGCAGGCCACGAGTGGCTTGGCATATTGACCCTTTTGGACATGCTCGTGAACACGCCTCCATCTTTGCGCAG ATGGGTTACGACGGCTTTTTCCTCGGGCGGGTGGACTACCAGGACCGGTCCCGGCGGATGATGGCTAAGGAGCAGGAGCTGCTGTGGAGGGCATCTGACAGTCTCCCCCCGCCAGTGGCGGACCTCTTCACTG GTATTCTTCCCAATGGATACAACCCTCCAATGGACTTCTGCTGGGACCAGTCCTGTGATGACCCACCTATCAAGGACGATCCTGAACTGGAGGACTACAATGTGCATAGCCTGGTTCAACGCTTCCTCAACATCGCAAACAGTCAG GCTCAGGTCTACAAGTCCAATCACATTATCATGACCATGGGCTCAGACTTTCAATATGAAAACGCCAACTTGTGGTATAAGAACCTGGACAAGCTTATCCACTACGTCAATGCCCGGCAGTCTAACGGAAGCCGGGTCAATGTCCTCTACTCCACGCCGTCTTGCTACCTCCAAGAGCTGAACAGGGCCAACTTGTCCTG GGCTTTAAAAACAGATGACTTCTTCCCATATGCGGACGACGCCCACAACTTCTGGACAGGCTATTTCAGCAGTCGACCGGCGTTAAAACGCTACGAGAGGCTTAGCAATAGCAACTTGCAG ACATGTACGCAGCTGGAAGTTCTGGGTGGCCAAAAGTCTACAATGGGACCCTTTGGGAAAGGCGATAGTCTCACCTTCA AGAAGGCAATGGCAGTAGCTCAGCACCACGATGCTGTGTCCGGCACTGAGAAGCAGCACGTGGCCAATGACTACGCCAGAAGACTTGCTGAGGGTTGGGAACATTGCAAG GTTGTAGTGAGCAACAGTCTCGCTTCTTTGACCGGCTCGACATACAAGCGAGTTTACTGCGACAATCTCAACATCAGCGTCTGTCCAATCACTGAATCAAGCAAAAAG TTTTCCGTAAACATCTTCAACCCCCTCGCTCGGCCCATCTCGTGGCCCATCAGGCTTCCGGTCAACGGTTCCAAGTACGCGATATCCGATGCTGACGGCAAGTCTGTGTCCTGCGAGGTGGTGCCGGTATCGCCATCTACACGGGACGTGAGGAGCAATCGTGGCTTTGCTATCAACGAGCTCCTCTTCCATGCCCGAGCCCCCCCATTAGGCTTTACTACCTACTCAGTGTCCCTCCTCCAAGAGGGCACTCCAGTGGCCTCCACGCAAAATGGTGCACCCAAATCCATTGGGAACAAG TATCTACGAGTGATGTTTGACCCGGAGACCGGTCTCCTGAGTGGCTTGGACAACTTGGAGACCAAGCAGAGCATCAGCCTTACACAGAACTTCTACTG GTATAACGCCAGTGACGGCAACAACTTAAAGAGCAACCAGCCCTCAGGGGCTTACATCTTCCGACCCAACTCCTCCACACCGTTTGTCATTAGCAAGATAGCCAAAACCGAGACTATTCAG ACATCGACGATGCAGGAGGTGAGGCAATGGTTTGCACCTTGGGCCTCTCAAGTGGTTCGTCTTCATACAGACAGTCGTGTCCTGGAACTGGAATGGACTGTGGGCCCAATTCCAATTGA CGATGACTTGGGGAAAGAGGTTATCACTCGTCTAGACACGGACATCAAGTCAGCAGGAATATTTTACACTGACTCCAATGGGAGAGAAGTTCTTCAGAGGAA GAAAGACTTTCGACCCACTTGGCACCTAAAACAGTCGGAGCCCATTGCTGGGAACTACTACCCCATTAACTCCCGTGCTTTTATCAAG GATGACAAAAACCAACTCACAGTGGTAACGGATCGCTCTGTGGGTGGAGGCAGTATCCACAATGGATCTCTGGAGATTATG CTCCACCGGCGGCTGCTATACGACGACGTCCGCGGGGTGGGCGAACCCCTCAACGAGTCCACCGAGATTTTCCCGGATGGTTTGGTCGTGCGTGGACGCCTTCTGCTCACTCTGGAAAGCCCATTCAGTGCCGCAGACACGCACCGCCTACTCGCTGAGCAGGAAGTACTGCAACCACTATTGACCTTTACTGAGAGTGATCAGCACCCCAATACAATACTGGAG TTCTCAGGTTTACAGTCAACATTACCCACTGCTGTCCACCTGTTGACTTTAAGCCAGTGGGACGACGAACTTGTCTTGCTCAGGCTGGAACATCAGTTCCAGAATGGCGAGAGCAAAACCAATTCGGAGCCAGTCACAGTCAACTTGCAG AAGCTGTTTTCCACCCTGGATGTGGTGGGGATCTCTGAACTTAATCTCTCAGCCAATCAGTGGAAGCAAGAGATGGAGCGTTTTAAATGGATGCTGCAGAAAG GGGAAAAAGTACCAGTGAAAACATTTAAAGACCCCTCCACATGGGAGATAAGCCTGCACCCGATGGAAATCCGAACCTTCTTGCTCAGAGTCAAACACCGATAG